Below is a window of Aeromonas veronii DNA.
GATCTTGCGCATGAACTTGCCGTCTTCGTTAAATACATCTTGGGTCACAGGCATAATGGTCTCGTTATTTCATCAATCCGGGTAATACATCTGGTGTCCGATCCCGAGCGGGACCGCTCGCGGCTCGTCATTTCATCGACCCGCGAAAACAGGGGAGCGAATTATCCCAAGATAGGCCCAAGGCGCAAGTGTTTCGCGCAACAAATATTCCGGTCATCTGCTTCTCAGCCCACTCACTGCCATCACCACCCCGACTAACCGCTCAATATAATCCGCACTAGAGTCAATCCAGCCCTTTTTTAGCGATTTTTGTGACAATCATTGCCTCATTTCTGAAATCTGATACAAACGGATAACCTGGCGGTCGAATGGAGCGACCGCCCACATGCCGAGAGAATTGTCTATGCAGCCGTTTTTTGCCCAGCGCTTCGAGAAGGTCGAACCTTCCTTTATCCGTGAAATCCTCAAAGTTGCCGCCAATCCGGAGATCATCTCCTTCGCCGGTGGCCTGCCCAATCCCCACCTGTTTCCGGTCAAGGCGATCGATCAGGCGTGTCAGGATGTACTGCGCGAACAGGGGGCGGCCGCCCTGCAATATGCCGCCACCGAGGGCTTCGCCCCGCTGCGCCAGTATATTGCCGACCGCTATCTGGCCCGCCACGGCATGCAGGTCAATCCGGACAACATCCTCATCACCAGCGGCTCCCAGCAGGCGCTGGATCTGCTGGGCAAGGTACTGATCGACGAGGGTCAGGATCTCATCATCGAAGAGCCGGGTTACCTTGGCGCCATTCAGGCCTTTTCTGTCTACCAACCGACCTTCAAGCCAATCACCCTCGGCGAAGCCGGGCTGGATCTGGCGGCGCTGGATGCGCTGCTGGCAAGCGGCTCCAATGCCAAGCTGCTCTACGGCGTGCCCAATTTCCAGAACCCGAGCGGCGTCTCCTACAGCCGAGCCAACCGCGAGGCGCTTGCCGAGCGTCTGGTGCGCCACGAGCTGTTGATGGTGGAAGATGATCCCTACGGCGAGCTGCGTTTCGAAGGGGAACATCTGCCCCCCATTGCCAAGCTGGCGCCAAACAATACCGTGCTGCTCGGCTCCTTCTCGAAAACTGTGGTGCCCGCCTTCCGTCTCGGTTGGATGGTGGTGCCGGACTGGCTGCGCAAGAAGGTGACTATCGCCAAACAGGCCACCGACCTGCACAGCAACGCCTTCAGCCAGCAGGTGCTGCACCGCTTCCTGACCGACAATTCGTTGGATGCCCATCTGGAGCAGATCAAGGAGGTCTATGGCCGCCAGCGTGCCGCAATGGAGGCAGCTCTGGCCCGTCACTGCCCGCCCGGCGTCAGCTACACCCGGCCCGAGGGTGGCATGTTCCTCTGGCTGACCCTGCCCGCCAGTGTCAGCGCCATGGCGCTGTTTGACGAGGCGATCAAGGAGAAGGTGGCCTTCGTACCGGGCGCCCCCTTCTATGTTCGCCCGGAGATCAAGAACACCCTGCGCCTGAGCTTCTCCTGCGTCGATGAAGCGACCATCGAGGAGGGGGTCAAACGCTTGGCCCGCGCCCTCCGGCGCATGCTCTGAACGCCCAAGCCAAACGGTATCAACAAAAAAACCAGCGATCGCTGGTTTTTTTGTGCCCTCAACGCAACCCATCAGCCAAACAGGGTCTGGCGGAACTGCTTCATCGGGATGGGGCGGCCGTAGAGATACCCTTGCAGGTAGTCCACGTGACGCGCCTGCAGATAGTCCGCCTGCACCTGATTCTCCACCCCTTCCGCAACCAGCTTCAAACCCAGCCGGGTCGCCAGATCGATCACGTTCTCGACAATATGGCTGGAAAGAGCATCGGAGCCGATCATCCCGACGAAGCTCTGATCGATCTTGAGAAAGTCCACCTTGAACTGCTGCAGATAGGTGAGGCTGGAGTGGCCGGTGCCAAAGTCGTCGATGGCGATAAAAACACCCAGCTGCTGCAACTCGGCAAACAGCTGGTCGGTCATCTCGTCTGCCACAATCAGCTCGCGCTCGGTCAGCTCCAGCACCAGCTTGATCGGGTTATCGCGAAACGCATCGATAAAGGCCCGGCAATCGGCCACCAGGCTCAAATCCTTGCAGTGGCTGGCGCTGATGTTGAAGCCGAAGTGGAACCCGTTGGGCAACTCGGCAGCCTGTGGAGCAAAGTAGTCCCGCACCTGCGCCATCATCAGGCTGGTCATGGGCACGATCAACCCGCTGTCTTCCGCCAGCGGAATAAAGCGATCCGGCGAGATCATCCCCTGTTTGGGATGCTGCCAGCGCATCAGCACCTCGCAGCCGCTCCAGTGGTCATCCTCTCCGGTGACCACGGGTTGCAGGTAGGGAATGAACTCCTCCTCGACCAGCGCGCGCTTGAGCTCCTCCGCTGGTGAGCTGCTACGCCCCATCAGCCAGAAGGTACCGACCCCGATCAACAGAGACAGCAGGGGAAAGAGGAGCAAGGTATCTCTGGAGTAGCGCCATGCGTGGCTAAGATAATCATCATTCGTCACCCGAGTGCCCACTTTATAGGGGAAATTGGCCGAAGAAAGTGCCATATAACCCTCTTCTGCCGGAGAGGGCGCAGGCCCTACCCGACCAGAACCAAACAGCGCTTGCTCTCCGACCACTAAAACCAGCGAGGAGTTCTTGCTGGCGATATCAAGGGTATGACGCAGATAGTAGCCATCCACACCGATCAGCACACTCCCCTTGTCCGTCTCATGACGAAGAACCATCAAGGGATGATCCGGCGTTGCCACATTACCACTGAGCAATTGCAGCTTGCCTGCCACATAGTTATCCGGATTGAAGGGACCGTCGTAGTCACCATAAAGCGAGGTACAGTAGACGCGACGCCCGACAACCAGATTGGCGGAGCGCACATCGGGCACCGTCAGTACCTGAGCACGCAGTTGCAACGCAGCCTCCGAACAGGGGTGACCAACCATCCCCTCCACATTAGTGGCAGCTTTCTGAGCATGACCCATGATGCGATCAAACATCAGCTGGGCACGCAGCAACCGTGACTCGGCATCACGCTCTATCTCCGTTACGGTCTGCCAGATGACGGCAACCCCCAGCAGCAGGATCCCGCCCCCCATCAGCAGCGCCACCAGAATCCTCGAGTAAAGTTGGCGTAGTTTCAGACGGCGAAATGGCATGGTGGCCTCTTTGATGCTCGGATAATGGGTGACAGCCCCGGTGGACAGGCGAAAAGGGTCGCCATAATAGCGATTGTTCAACAAATGTCCACCCAACAAAAATCAATTAATTCAAACCACTGTTCAACAATATGTCGCAATAAGAGGATAGTGTTAGCACCAGCCGAGTGAACATCACGAGCCAAGCGAGTCCGCTTGTTGAAGGCGAGCGACGCCATTAGAGTAGAGCAAACGGCAGCAGGAGCGTGTAGCGATGAAGATGCTTATTACCGGAGGAACCGGCTTTATCGGCCGCAAGCTGGTTGCCCATCTCAAGGTCAATCACGAGGTCGTGGTATTGAGCAGGCAGGGGAGCCGCGCTTACTCCCTGCTCGGTCACGATATCAAGGTATTGGATAGCCTCGATCGGCTCGATGACCTTAATGACGTGGACGCGGTGATCAATCTGGCCGGTGAACCCATCGCCGCCGGACGCTGGAGCGAGTCGCGCAAACAGCTGCTCTGCGATAGTCGCTGGCTGCTGACCGAGCAGTTGGTGGATCTCATCAAGCTATCCAGCACACCGCCCAAAGTGCTGATCAACGCCTCCGCCATCGGCTGGTATGGCAGACAGGGCACCGAGACCCTCGACGAGCAGTGCCGCTCTCCCCACGACGAGTTCACCCACCAGCTCTGCCAGCAGTGGGAGACCTTGGCCCAAGAGGCCCAGAGCAGCCAGACCCGGGTCTGTATCGTGCGGATCGGGCTGGTGCTTGGCATGGATGGCGGCGCACTGCCCAAAATGCTCCCACCCTATCGGCTTGGACTCGGCGGCCCCATGGGCAGCGGCAGCCAGATGATGAGCTGGATCCATGTGCAGGATCTGGTACGCGCCATGCTGTTCTTGCTGGAGCACGAAGAGTGCAACGGCATCTTCAACGGAACCGCCCCTCATCCGGTCAGCAATCGGGAGTTCAGCCAGACCCTGGCCGCCACGCTGCACCGCCCGCACCTCTTCTTCGTCCCGGCACCGCTGCTGCAACTGGTGATGGGGGAAGCGGCGGATCTGCTGCTGACCGGACAAAAGGTGATACCAGCCCGGTTGCAACAGGCCGGTTTTCACTTCAGCTATCCCGAGCTGCCGAGCGCCCTCACCAATCTACTGCGCGAGCCCCGCTAGCTAACACCAGCTCGTCAGCACCTCATATAACAAGCAGCCCGGCCAATGGCCGGGCTGCTTGCTTGTTGGTGAAAGTGAGTGGTGGATGCTCGATTGCACCTTGTGGCATCGGCTCGCGCTGGCGGGATTACAACAGTCCCTGACCCAGCCCCCGCAGCCGATCGCTGAGGGTGCCAGCCAGCAGCTGACGCTGCATCCCCTGCCCCGCCAGCGTTACCAGCAAGGCCCCCAGCGTCGGCAGACCGAGCCAGATGGCCCAGTGGAACTGCCACTGCCCCTCGAACCACCACCATTGCAGGCCAAAGGAGCAGAGCTCCACCACCATGGCGGCACAGAGCCCCGCCAGCGCACCACTGGCCACCAGCTCCCAGCGCAGCATCTTTTTCAGCAGATCGCTGCTGGCACCCAGGGTGCGCATCAGCAACAGCTCGCGCCGACGCTGGGCCATGCTGGCCTGGGTCTGGGTCAGCAACACCAGCAGCGCCGCTACCGTCACCAGCCCCAGCATCAGGGCCAGCGCCCGGCTAACCTGCTCCGATACCTGAGTGAGCCGCGCAATCAGGTCATCCACATCGATCAGGCTCACCGTGGGGTGACGGCGGATCAACTCCACCTCGGCAGTGCGCCCCGCCGCGGGCAACCGGTAACTACCAAGCCAGGTACGGGAGAAGGGGGCCAGCAGATCCTCGGAGAAGATCATGTAGAAGTTGGGCCGCATATTGTCCCACTTGATGCTGCGCAGACTGGTCACCCTGGCGCCGAAGCTGCGCCCCTCGATGGTAAAGGCGAGCATGTCACCCAGCTTGATATCGAGCCGCTTGGCCAGCTCACTATCCACCGACACCTCGCCGGGGCCAGATAGCCATGTTCCGGCCACCAGCTTGTTGTCGGTTGGCAGGGTGGCCGTGGTGGTGAAGTTAAGCTCCCGATCGACCCCTTCGCGGCCACTGCTGGCCCCCTCGCCCACCGCCTCACCGGCGATATGGGTCAACCTGCCGCGCACCATGGGGTAGAAGTCGGAGGTGGTGGCCCCCGCCGCGGCCAGTTCGCTCAGGATCCCCTCCCGCTCGTTCTCGGCCACATTGACCAGAAAACGGTTGGGCGCATCGGCGGGCAGACGAGCCGAAAACTCATCCAGCAGATCGACCCGGGCCGCCCAGAGCAAGCCAAACAGCATCAATGCCAGCGCAAAGCCCGCCAACTGGAACAGGCCGCTGCTGCGCTCGCGCGACAGATGGGCGAGCGCCAACCGCAAGGCATGAGGCCCGCTCACTCTTGCCCCCAGCCGCAACATCAGCGCCGCCAGCAGGGCCAGCAGCCCCATCAGCAAGCCCATGCCACCCACCAATCCCAGCGCCAGCCGCACATCGGCGGTAAAGCCCCAGACCAGCGCAAACAGCCCGAGCAGACCGACCGGCAGCGCCAACCAGGGGGGAATGCCCGCCTCCAGCTCGCGGCGCAGTACCCGCAGTGGCGGCACTTTCAGCAGCCGCAAGAAGGGGACAAAGGCGAGCAGCAGGGTGATAAAGAGCGCCACCGCCACCCCCAGCGCAAAGGGGCGCCAGGAGGGGGGCGGCAGATCCGGCGGCAGCAGGTCCCCCAGCAGTTGCAAGGTGATCCACTGCATGACGGTGCCCGCCACCAGCCCCAGCAGCGCGCCGACCAGCGTTAGCGACAGCAGCAGGGTTCCCATCAGTTGCCAGAGCGAGTGACGGGATGCCCCCAAGGTTTTGAGCAGCGCCACCATATTGGTCTGGCGCTCGGCAAAGTGACGTACCGCAATGCCCATCGCCAACGCCCCCAGCAATACCCCGCTTAGCGAGGCGAGCCGGAAGAAACGCTCGGCATTGGCCAGCGAGCGGCCCACCTGGGATTCGCTGTCATCCGGTTTGATCCACTTCTGTCCGGCCTGCAATTGCGGCAGCAGCCATTGCTCGTAACGGGCCAGCGACTCTCGCGGC
It encodes the following:
- a CDS encoding PLP-dependent aminotransferase family protein → MQPFFAQRFEKVEPSFIREILKVAANPEIISFAGGLPNPHLFPVKAIDQACQDVLREQGAAALQYAATEGFAPLRQYIADRYLARHGMQVNPDNILITSGSQQALDLLGKVLIDEGQDLIIEEPGYLGAIQAFSVYQPTFKPITLGEAGLDLAALDALLASGSNAKLLYGVPNFQNPSGVSYSRANREALAERLVRHELLMVEDDPYGELRFEGEHLPPIAKLAPNNTVLLGSFSKTVVPAFRLGWMVVPDWLRKKVTIAKQATDLHSNAFSQQVLHRFLTDNSLDAHLEQIKEVYGRQRAAMEAALARHCPPGVSYTRPEGGMFLWLTLPASVSAMALFDEAIKEKVAFVPGAPFYVRPEIKNTLRLSFSCVDEATIEEGVKRLARALRRML
- a CDS encoding cyclic diguanylate phosphodiesterase, whose translation is MPFRRLKLRQLYSRILVALLMGGGILLLGVAVIWQTVTEIERDAESRLLRAQLMFDRIMGHAQKAATNVEGMVGHPCSEAALQLRAQVLTVPDVRSANLVVGRRVYCTSLYGDYDGPFNPDNYVAGKLQLLSGNVATPDHPLMVLRHETDKGSVLIGVDGYYLRHTLDIASKNSSLVLVVGEQALFGSGRVGPAPSPAEEGYMALSSANFPYKVGTRVTNDDYLSHAWRYSRDTLLLFPLLSLLIGVGTFWLMGRSSSPAEELKRALVEEEFIPYLQPVVTGEDDHWSGCEVLMRWQHPKQGMISPDRFIPLAEDSGLIVPMTSLMMAQVRDYFAPQAAELPNGFHFGFNISASHCKDLSLVADCRAFIDAFRDNPIKLVLELTERELIVADEMTDQLFAELQQLGVFIAIDDFGTGHSSLTYLQQFKVDFLKIDQSFVGMIGSDALSSHIVENVIDLATRLGLKLVAEGVENQVQADYLQARHVDYLQGYLYGRPIPMKQFRQTLFG
- a CDS encoding TIGR01777 family oxidoreductase; translation: MKMLITGGTGFIGRKLVAHLKVNHEVVVLSRQGSRAYSLLGHDIKVLDSLDRLDDLNDVDAVINLAGEPIAAGRWSESRKQLLCDSRWLLTEQLVDLIKLSSTPPKVLINASAIGWYGRQGTETLDEQCRSPHDEFTHQLCQQWETLAQEAQSSQTRVCIVRIGLVLGMDGGALPKMLPPYRLGLGGPMGSGSQMMSWIHVQDLVRAMLFLLEHEECNGIFNGTAPHPVSNREFSQTLAATLHRPHLFFVPAPLLQLVMGEAADLLLTGQKVIPARLQQAGFHFSYPELPSALTNLLREPR
- a CDS encoding FtsX-like permease family protein; this encodes MMQWQLGWRLLRREGFSGELRWFVLALALSVACVLSVALVADRLDAGLKASGRDFIGADRVLRTAAALPDGWLARAKQDGLAVQTTVSFNSMLFHGDALQLASIRAVPDGFPFYGKLALEPARAPAPGEIWLSARVMQLLQAKTGDELEVGNTVLKVAGLLGEEPDQGFSPFLLAPRALIHTADIEATGALLPGSRQQWRYLFKGPRESLARYEQWLLPQLQAGQKWIKPDDSESQVGRSLANAERFFRLASLSGVLLGALAMGIAVRHFAERQTNMVALLKTLGASRHSLWQLMGTLLLSLTLVGALLGLVAGTVMQWITLQLLGDLLPPDLPPPSWRPFALGVAVALFITLLLAFVPFLRLLKVPPLRVLRRELEAGIPPWLALPVGLLGLFALVWGFTADVRLALGLVGGMGLLMGLLALLAALMLRLGARVSGPHALRLALAHLSRERSSGLFQLAGFALALMLFGLLWAARVDLLDEFSARLPADAPNRFLVNVAENEREGILSELAAAGATTSDFYPMVRGRLTHIAGEAVGEGASSGREGVDRELNFTTTATLPTDNKLVAGTWLSGPGEVSVDSELAKRLDIKLGDMLAFTIEGRSFGARVTSLRSIKWDNMRPNFYMIFSEDLLAPFSRTWLGSYRLPAAGRTAEVELIRRHPTVSLIDVDDLIARLTQVSEQVSRALALMLGLVTVAALLVLLTQTQASMAQRRRELLLMRTLGASSDLLKKMLRWELVASGALAGLCAAMVVELCSFGLQWWWFEGQWQFHWAIWLGLPTLGALLVTLAGQGMQRQLLAGTLSDRLRGLGQGLL